One genomic window of Salmo salar chromosome ssa12, Ssal_v3.1, whole genome shotgun sequence includes the following:
- the LOC106564512 gene encoding transcription activator BRG1 isoform X2: protein MLARGQPLPDHLQMAVQGKRPMGCSPGMQGPGPGQGGLGQPMPSLAPGGPGGVGPGQGPGGPMGQGYSRAHGMMGPNMPPPGPSGPTGMQGQNPNGPPKSWSEGPMVNAAAPSNAPQKLIPPQPTGRPSPAPPSIPPAASPVMPPQTQSPGQPVQPPPMVPHHAKQNRITPIQKPHGLDPVEILQEREYRLQARITHRIAELENLPGSLAGDLRTKATIELKALQLLNFQRQLRQEVVVCMRRDTALETALDAKAYKRSKRQSLREARITEKLEKQQKIEQERKRRQKHQEYLSIILAHAKDFKEYHRSITAKIQKATKAVATYHANTEREQKKENERIEKERMRRLMAEDEEGYRKLIDQKKDKRLAYLLQQTDEYVANLTELVRAHKLVQALKEKKKKRKKKKLENAEGQTPVLGPDGEPLDETSQMSDLPVKVIHVDSGNILTGADAPKAGQLDTWLEMNPGYEVAPRSDSEDSGSEEEEEEEEEPQPAVPPVVVLPGLVGLEEKKKKIPDPDSEEVSEVDVRHIIEHAKQDVDDEYNSAEAAFARGLQSYYAVAHAVTERVEKQSTILINGQLKQYQIKGLEWLVSLYNNNLNGILADEMGLGKTIQTIALITYLMENKRVNGPFLIIVPLSTLSNWVYEFDKWAPSVVKVSYKGSPQARRAFIPQLRSGKFNVLLTTYEYIIKDKQVLAKIRWKYMIVDEGHRMKNHHCKLTQVLNTHYLAPRRVLLTGTPLQNKLPELWALLNFLLPTIFKSCSTFEQWFNAPFAMTGEKVDLNEEETILIIRRLHKVLRPFLLRRLKKEVEAQLPEKVEYVIKCDMSALQRVLYRHMQAKGVLLTDGSEKDKKGKGGTKTLMNTIMQLRKICNHPYMFQQIEESFSEHLGFSGGIVSGLDLYRASGKFEVLDRILPKLRATNHKVLLFCQMTSLMTIMEDYFAYRNFKHLRLDGTTKAEDRGMLLKAFNDPASQYFIFLLSTRAGGLGLNLQSADTVVIFDSDWNPHQDLQAQDRAHRIGQQNEVRVLRLCTVNSVEEKILAAAKYKLNVDQKVIQAGMFDQKSSSHERRAFLQAILEHEEQDEVGAPGGVWKSGGSWEEDEVPDDETVNQMIARSEEEFDHFMRMDLDRRREDARNPRRKPRLMEEDELPTWIVKDDAEVERLTCEEEEEKMFGRGSRQRKEVDYSDSLTEKQWLKAIEEGTLEEIEEEVRHKKTTRKRKRDRDDLPGPSSSSSGGRRSRDKDEDGKRQKKRGRPPAEKLSPNPPALTKKMKKIVDAVIKYKDSSNGRQLSEVFIQLPSRKELPEYYELIRKPVDFRKIKERIRSHRYRSLGDLERDVMLLFQNAQTFNLEGSLIYEDSIVLQSVFTSLRQKIEKEEDSEGEDSEEEEEDLDEGSESECESSLKKGTRSVKVKIRLGRREKSSDRGKGRRRMGRTRAKPVVSDDDTEEEQEEVRGEEERSPSGTDEES from the exons ATGCTGGCCAGGGGGCAGCCACTACCGGACCACCTCCAGATGGCTGTCCAGGGGAAGAGGCCCATGGGGTGCAGCCCAGGGATGCAGGGGCCGGGGCCAGGGCAGGGGGGACTGGGGCAGCCCATGCCCAGCCTGGCTCCTGGAGGTCCTGGAGGTGTGGGGCCAGGACAAGGACCAGGAGGACCCATGGGCCAGGGCTACAGCAGAGCTCACG GGATGATGGGACCCAACATGCCTCCTCCAGGCCCCTCTGGTCCAACAGGCATGCAGGGACAGAACCCCAACGGACCCCCCAAGTCCTGGTCTGAAG GTCCGATGGTAAACGCCGCCGCCCCCTCTAACGCCCCCCAGAAGTTGATCCCTCCCCAGCCAACGGGCCGTCcctcccctgctccaccctccATACCCCCCGCGGCCTCCCCGGTCATGCCTCCCCAGACCCAGTCCCCTGGGCAGCCAGTCCAGCCCCCACCCATGGTGCCCCACCATGCCAAGCAGAACCGCATTACCCCCATCCAGAAACCCCACGGACTCGACCCGGTGGAAATACTGCAGGAGAGGGAGTACAG ACTGCAGGCTCGTATCACCCATCGGATAGCTGAGTTGGAGAACCTCCCTGGCTCTCTGGCTGGAGACCTGAGGACCAAGGCCACCATCGAACTCAAGGCCCTCCAGCTGCTCAACTTCCAGAGACAG CTGCGTCAGGAGGTAGTGGTGTGTATGCGTAGGGACACAGCTCTGGAGACAGCTCTGGACGCTAAGGCCTACAAGAGGAGCAAGCGCCAGTCCCTACGGGAGGCCCGCATCACAGAGAAACTGGAGAAACAGCAGAAGATCGAACAGGAGCGCAAACGTCGACAGAAACACCAG GAGTATCTGAGCATTATCCTGGCCCACGCCAAAGACTTTAAGGAGTACCACCGCTCCATCACAGCTAAGATCCAGAAAGCCACCAAGGCCGTGGCCACATACCACGCCAACACAGAGCGCGAGCAGAAGAAGGAGAACGAGCGTATCgagaaggagaggatgaggaggctGATG gctgagGATGAGGAGGGCTACCGTAAGCTGATTGACCAGAAGAAAGACAAGCGTCTGGCCTACCTGCTGCAGCAGACGGATGAGTACGTAGCCAACCTCACTGAGTTGGTCCGGGCTCACAAGCTGGTACAGGCCCtcaaagagaagaagaagaagaggaagaagaagaag CTGGAGAACGCTGAGGGTCAGACTCCTGTACTGGGACCTGATGGAGAA CCTCTAGATGAGACGTCCCAGATGAGTGACCTACCAGTGAAGGTGATCCACGTGGACAGTGGTAACATCCTGACAGGGGCGGACGCTCCTAAAGCTGGACAGCTGGACACATGGCTGGAGATGAACCCTGG GTACGAGGTGGCCCCTCGCTCTGACAGTGAAGACAGTGGAtcggaagaggaggag gaggaagaggaggagccccAGCCAGCAGTGCCTCCAGTAGTGGTCCTCCCAGGGTTAGTAGGgttagaggagaagaagaagaagatcccAGACCCAGACAGTGAAGAAGTATCAGAGGTGGACGTACGACACATCATAGA GCATGCTAAACAGGATGTGGATGATGAGTATAACAGTGCAGAGGCAGCGTTCGCTCGGGGACTCCAGTCTTACTACGCTGTGGCCCATGCTGTCACTGAGAGAGTGGAGAAACAGTCCACTATACTCATCAACGGACAACTGAAACAGTACCAG ATTAAAGGTCTGGAGtggctggtgtctctctacaaCAACAATCTGAATGGTATCCTGGCTGATGAGATGGGACTAGGAAAGACCATCCAGACCATCGCTCTCATCACGTACCTGATGGAGAACAAACGAGTCAACGGACCTTTCCTCATCATAGTACCGCTCTC AACTCTCTCTAACTGGGTGTATGAGTTTGACAAGTGGGCTCCGTCTGTAGTGAAAGTCTCCTACAAG GGTTCCCCTCAGGCCAGAAGGGCCTTCATCCCCCAGCTACGCAGCGGCAAGTTCAACGTTCTCCTCACTACCTATGAGTACATCATCAAGGATAAACAGGTCCTAGCCaag ATCCGGTGGAAGTACATGATCGTGGACGAGGGCCACCGGATGAAGAACCACCACTGTAAGCTGACCCAGGTCCTCAACACCCACTACCTGGCCCCCAGGAGAGTGCTCCTAACTGGGACACCGCTCCAGAACAAGCTGCCTGAGCTCTGGGCCCTGCTCAACTTTCTCCTGCCCACCATCTTTAAGAGCTGCAGTACTTTCGAACAGTGGTTCAATGCACCGTTTGCTATGACTGGAGAGAAG GTGGATCTAAATGAAGAGGAGACCATCCTGATTATCCGTCGCCTCCACAAGGTGCTCCGCCCCTTCCTGTTACGCAGGCTCAAGAAGGAAGTAGAGGCTCAGCTCCCGGAAAAG gTGGAGTATGTAATAAAGTGTGATATGTCAGCGCTCCAGAGGGTTCTATACAGACATATGCAGGCCAAGGGAGTCCTACTGACAGACGGCTCTGAGAAGGACAAGAAG GGTAAAGGAGGTACCAAGACTCTGATGAACACCATCATGCAGTTGAGGAAGATTTGTAACCATCCCTACATGTTCCAACAGATAGAG GAATCTTTCTCTGAGCATTTAGGATTTTCCGGAGGGATAGTGAGTGG TCTTGACCTGTACCGAGCCTCAGGGAAGTTTGAGGTGCTGGACCGTATCCTGCCCAAGCTGAGGGCCACCAAccacaaggtgttgttgttctgtcaGATGACCTCGCTCATGACCATCATGGAGGACTACTTCGCCTACCGCAACTTCAAGCACCTGCGTCTGGACG gcacCACCAAAGCAGAGGACAGGGGCATGCTGTTGAAGGCGTTTAACGACCCGGCCTCCCAGTACTTCATCTTCCTGCTCAGTACCAGAGCCGGCGGGCTGGGCCTCAACCTGCAGTCAGCTGACACCGTGGTCATCTTTGACTCTGACTGGAACCCTCACCAG gACCTGCAGGCCCAGGACCGTGCGCACCGCATCGGCCAACAGAACGAGGTCCGCGTCCTGCGTCTCTGCACCGTCAACTCCGTAGAGGAGAAGATCCTGGCGGCGGCCAAGTACAAACTCAACGTGGACCAGAAGGTCATCCAGGCCGGCATGTTTGACCAGAAGTCATCGAGCCACGAGCGCCGGGCTTTCCTGCAGGCCATCCTGGAGCACGAGGAACAGGACGAGGTCGGGGCCCCGGGGGGCGTGTGGAAGTCTGGGGGGTCTTGG GAGGAGGACGAGGTGCCAGACGATGAGACGGTCAACCAGATGATCGCCAGGAGCGAGGAGGAGTTTGACCACTTCATG cgTATGGACCTGGACAGGCGGCGTGAGGACGCTCGGAACCCCCGGCGTAAGCCCCGTCTGATGGAGGAGGACGAGCTGCCCACCTGGATCGTGAAGGATGACGCCGAGGTGGAGAGACTCACCtgtgaggaagaagaggagaagatgTTCGGGAGGGGGTCCCGCCAGCGCAAGGAGGTGGACTACAGTGACTCACTCACCGAGAAGCAGTGGCTCAAG gcCATTGAGGAAGGCACGTTAGAGGAGATCGAGGAGGAGGTGCGTCACAAGAAGACCACCCGGAAGCGAAAGCGTGACCGCGATGACCTCCCtggcccctcctcttcctcctcggggGGCAGGCGGAGCCGGGACAAGGACGAGGACGGGAAGAGACAGAAGAAGAGGGGACGCCCCCCCGCAGAGAAACTCTCCCCCAACCCGCCAGCTCTCACCAAGAAGATGAAGAAGATAGTGGACGCTGTTATTAAATACAAAGACAG CAGTAATGGTCGTCAGCTGAGTGAGGTCTTCATCCAGCTGCCCTCGCGCAAAGAGCTGCCAGAGTACTACGAGCTCATCCGCAAGCCTGTCGACTTCAGGAAAATCAAG GAGAGGATCCGTAGCCACAGATACCGTAGTCTaggagacctggagagagatGTGATGCTACTCTTTCAGAACGCACAGACCTTCAACCTGGAGGGATcactg ATCTACGAGGACTCCATCGTGCTCCAGTCGGTGTTCACCAGTCTGAGACAGAAGATCGAGAAGGAGGAGGACAGCGAGGGAgaggacagtgaggaagaggaggaggacctgGACGAAGGCTCCGAGTCAGAGTGTGAGTCATCACTGAAGAAAGGAA CCCGCTCAGTGAAGGTGAAGATCCGTCTGGGACGGAGAGAGAAGAGTAGTGACCGGGGGAAGGGTAGGAGACGTATGGGACGCACCCGAGCCAAACCTGTAGTCAGCGACGACGACActgaagaggagcaggaggaggtgaggggagaggag GAACGCTCCCCCAGTGGCACTGATGAAGAATCCTAA
- the LOC106564512 gene encoding transcription activator BRG1 isoform X7, whose translation MLARGQPLPDHLQMAVQGKRPMGCSPGMQGPGPGQGGLGQPMPSLAPGGPGGVGPGQGPGGPMGQGYSRAHGMMGPNMPPPGPSGPTGMQGQNPNGPPKSWSEGPMVNAAAPSNAPQKLIPPQPTGRPSPAPPSIPPAASPVMPPQTQSPGQPVQPPPMVPHHAKQNRITPIQKPHGLDPVEILQEREYRLQARITHRIAELENLPGSLAGDLRTKATIELKALQLLNFQRQLRQEVVVCMRRDTALETALDAKAYKRSKRQSLREARITEKLEKQQKIEQERKRRQKHQEYLSIILAHAKDFKEYHRSITAKIQKATKAVATYHANTEREQKKENERIEKERMRRLMAEDEEGYRKLIDQKKDKRLAYLLQQTDEYVANLTELVRAHKLVQALKEKKKKRKKKKKLENAEGQTPVLGPDGEPLDETSQMSDLPVKVIHVDSGNILTGADAPKAGQLDTWLEMNPGYEVAPRSDSEDSGSEEEEEEEEEPQPAVPPVVVLPGLVGLEEKKKKIPDPDSEEVSEVDVRHIIEHAKQDVDDEYNSAEAAFARGLQSYYAVAHAVTERVEKQSTILINGQLKQYQIKGLEWLVSLYNNNLNGILADEMGLGKTIQTIALITYLMENKRVNGPFLIIVPLSTLSNWVYEFDKWAPSVVKVSYKGSPQARRAFIPQLRSGKFNVLLTTYEYIIKDKQVLAKIRWKYMIVDEGHRMKNHHCKLTQVLNTHYLAPRRVLLTGTPLQNKLPELWALLNFLLPTIFKSCSTFEQWFNAPFAMTGEKVDLNEEETILIIRRLHKVLRPFLLRRLKKEVEAQLPEKVEYVIKCDMSALQRVLYRHMQAKGVLLTDGSEKDKKGKGGTKTLMNTIMQLRKICNHPYMFQQIEESFSEHLGFSGGIVSGLDLYRASGKFEVLDRILPKLRATNHKVLLFCQMTSLMTIMEDYFAYRNFKHLRLDGTTKAEDRGMLLKAFNDPASQYFIFLLSTRAGGLGLNLQSADTVVIFDSDWNPHQDLQAQDRAHRIGQQNEVRVLRLCTVNSVEEKILAAAKYKLNVDQKVIQAGMFDQKSSSHERRAFLQAILEHEEQDEVGAPGGVWKSGGSWEEDEVPDDETVNQMIARSEEEFDHFMRMDLDRRREDARNPRRKPRLMEEDELPTWIVKDDAEVERLTCEEEEEKMFGRGSRQRKEVDYSDSLTEKQWLKAIEEGTLEEIEEEVRHKKTTRKRKRDRDDLPGPSSSSSGGRRSRDKDEDGKRQKKRGRPPAEKLSPNPPALTKKMKKIVDAVIKYKDSSNGRQLSEVFIQLPSRKELPEYYELIRKPVDFRKIKERIRSHRYRSLGDLERDVMLLFQNAQTFNLEGSLIYEDSIVLQSVFTSLRQKIEKEEDSEGEDSEEEEEDLDEGSESESRSVKVKIRLGRREKSSDRGKGRRRMGRTRAKPVVSDDDTEEEQEEERSPSGTDEES comes from the exons ATGCTGGCCAGGGGGCAGCCACTACCGGACCACCTCCAGATGGCTGTCCAGGGGAAGAGGCCCATGGGGTGCAGCCCAGGGATGCAGGGGCCGGGGCCAGGGCAGGGGGGACTGGGGCAGCCCATGCCCAGCCTGGCTCCTGGAGGTCCTGGAGGTGTGGGGCCAGGACAAGGACCAGGAGGACCCATGGGCCAGGGCTACAGCAGAGCTCACG GGATGATGGGACCCAACATGCCTCCTCCAGGCCCCTCTGGTCCAACAGGCATGCAGGGACAGAACCCCAACGGACCCCCCAAGTCCTGGTCTGAAG GTCCGATGGTAAACGCCGCCGCCCCCTCTAACGCCCCCCAGAAGTTGATCCCTCCCCAGCCAACGGGCCGTCcctcccctgctccaccctccATACCCCCCGCGGCCTCCCCGGTCATGCCTCCCCAGACCCAGTCCCCTGGGCAGCCAGTCCAGCCCCCACCCATGGTGCCCCACCATGCCAAGCAGAACCGCATTACCCCCATCCAGAAACCCCACGGACTCGACCCGGTGGAAATACTGCAGGAGAGGGAGTACAG ACTGCAGGCTCGTATCACCCATCGGATAGCTGAGTTGGAGAACCTCCCTGGCTCTCTGGCTGGAGACCTGAGGACCAAGGCCACCATCGAACTCAAGGCCCTCCAGCTGCTCAACTTCCAGAGACAG CTGCGTCAGGAGGTAGTGGTGTGTATGCGTAGGGACACAGCTCTGGAGACAGCTCTGGACGCTAAGGCCTACAAGAGGAGCAAGCGCCAGTCCCTACGGGAGGCCCGCATCACAGAGAAACTGGAGAAACAGCAGAAGATCGAACAGGAGCGCAAACGTCGACAGAAACACCAG GAGTATCTGAGCATTATCCTGGCCCACGCCAAAGACTTTAAGGAGTACCACCGCTCCATCACAGCTAAGATCCAGAAAGCCACCAAGGCCGTGGCCACATACCACGCCAACACAGAGCGCGAGCAGAAGAAGGAGAACGAGCGTATCgagaaggagaggatgaggaggctGATG gctgagGATGAGGAGGGCTACCGTAAGCTGATTGACCAGAAGAAAGACAAGCGTCTGGCCTACCTGCTGCAGCAGACGGATGAGTACGTAGCCAACCTCACTGAGTTGGTCCGGGCTCACAAGCTGGTACAGGCCCtcaaagagaagaagaagaagaggaagaagaagaag AAGCTGGAGAACGCTGAGGGTCAGACTCCTGTACTGGGACCTGATGGAGAA CCTCTAGATGAGACGTCCCAGATGAGTGACCTACCAGTGAAGGTGATCCACGTGGACAGTGGTAACATCCTGACAGGGGCGGACGCTCCTAAAGCTGGACAGCTGGACACATGGCTGGAGATGAACCCTGG GTACGAGGTGGCCCCTCGCTCTGACAGTGAAGACAGTGGAtcggaagaggaggag gaggaagaggaggagccccAGCCAGCAGTGCCTCCAGTAGTGGTCCTCCCAGGGTTAGTAGGgttagaggagaagaagaagaagatcccAGACCCAGACAGTGAAGAAGTATCAGAGGTGGACGTACGACACATCATAGA GCATGCTAAACAGGATGTGGATGATGAGTATAACAGTGCAGAGGCAGCGTTCGCTCGGGGACTCCAGTCTTACTACGCTGTGGCCCATGCTGTCACTGAGAGAGTGGAGAAACAGTCCACTATACTCATCAACGGACAACTGAAACAGTACCAG ATTAAAGGTCTGGAGtggctggtgtctctctacaaCAACAATCTGAATGGTATCCTGGCTGATGAGATGGGACTAGGAAAGACCATCCAGACCATCGCTCTCATCACGTACCTGATGGAGAACAAACGAGTCAACGGACCTTTCCTCATCATAGTACCGCTCTC AACTCTCTCTAACTGGGTGTATGAGTTTGACAAGTGGGCTCCGTCTGTAGTGAAAGTCTCCTACAAG GGTTCCCCTCAGGCCAGAAGGGCCTTCATCCCCCAGCTACGCAGCGGCAAGTTCAACGTTCTCCTCACTACCTATGAGTACATCATCAAGGATAAACAGGTCCTAGCCaag ATCCGGTGGAAGTACATGATCGTGGACGAGGGCCACCGGATGAAGAACCACCACTGTAAGCTGACCCAGGTCCTCAACACCCACTACCTGGCCCCCAGGAGAGTGCTCCTAACTGGGACACCGCTCCAGAACAAGCTGCCTGAGCTCTGGGCCCTGCTCAACTTTCTCCTGCCCACCATCTTTAAGAGCTGCAGTACTTTCGAACAGTGGTTCAATGCACCGTTTGCTATGACTGGAGAGAAG GTGGATCTAAATGAAGAGGAGACCATCCTGATTATCCGTCGCCTCCACAAGGTGCTCCGCCCCTTCCTGTTACGCAGGCTCAAGAAGGAAGTAGAGGCTCAGCTCCCGGAAAAG gTGGAGTATGTAATAAAGTGTGATATGTCAGCGCTCCAGAGGGTTCTATACAGACATATGCAGGCCAAGGGAGTCCTACTGACAGACGGCTCTGAGAAGGACAAGAAG GGTAAAGGAGGTACCAAGACTCTGATGAACACCATCATGCAGTTGAGGAAGATTTGTAACCATCCCTACATGTTCCAACAGATAGAG GAATCTTTCTCTGAGCATTTAGGATTTTCCGGAGGGATAGTGAGTGG TCTTGACCTGTACCGAGCCTCAGGGAAGTTTGAGGTGCTGGACCGTATCCTGCCCAAGCTGAGGGCCACCAAccacaaggtgttgttgttctgtcaGATGACCTCGCTCATGACCATCATGGAGGACTACTTCGCCTACCGCAACTTCAAGCACCTGCGTCTGGACG gcacCACCAAAGCAGAGGACAGGGGCATGCTGTTGAAGGCGTTTAACGACCCGGCCTCCCAGTACTTCATCTTCCTGCTCAGTACCAGAGCCGGCGGGCTGGGCCTCAACCTGCAGTCAGCTGACACCGTGGTCATCTTTGACTCTGACTGGAACCCTCACCAG gACCTGCAGGCCCAGGACCGTGCGCACCGCATCGGCCAACAGAACGAGGTCCGCGTCCTGCGTCTCTGCACCGTCAACTCCGTAGAGGAGAAGATCCTGGCGGCGGCCAAGTACAAACTCAACGTGGACCAGAAGGTCATCCAGGCCGGCATGTTTGACCAGAAGTCATCGAGCCACGAGCGCCGGGCTTTCCTGCAGGCCATCCTGGAGCACGAGGAACAGGACGAGGTCGGGGCCCCGGGGGGCGTGTGGAAGTCTGGGGGGTCTTGG GAGGAGGACGAGGTGCCAGACGATGAGACGGTCAACCAGATGATCGCCAGGAGCGAGGAGGAGTTTGACCACTTCATG cgTATGGACCTGGACAGGCGGCGTGAGGACGCTCGGAACCCCCGGCGTAAGCCCCGTCTGATGGAGGAGGACGAGCTGCCCACCTGGATCGTGAAGGATGACGCCGAGGTGGAGAGACTCACCtgtgaggaagaagaggagaagatgTTCGGGAGGGGGTCCCGCCAGCGCAAGGAGGTGGACTACAGTGACTCACTCACCGAGAAGCAGTGGCTCAAG gcCATTGAGGAAGGCACGTTAGAGGAGATCGAGGAGGAGGTGCGTCACAAGAAGACCACCCGGAAGCGAAAGCGTGACCGCGATGACCTCCCtggcccctcctcttcctcctcggggGGCAGGCGGAGCCGGGACAAGGACGAGGACGGGAAGAGACAGAAGAAGAGGGGACGCCCCCCCGCAGAGAAACTCTCCCCCAACCCGCCAGCTCTCACCAAGAAGATGAAGAAGATAGTGGACGCTGTTATTAAATACAAAGACAG CAGTAATGGTCGTCAGCTGAGTGAGGTCTTCATCCAGCTGCCCTCGCGCAAAGAGCTGCCAGAGTACTACGAGCTCATCCGCAAGCCTGTCGACTTCAGGAAAATCAAG GAGAGGATCCGTAGCCACAGATACCGTAGTCTaggagacctggagagagatGTGATGCTACTCTTTCAGAACGCACAGACCTTCAACCTGGAGGGATcactg ATCTACGAGGACTCCATCGTGCTCCAGTCGGTGTTCACCAGTCTGAGACAGAAGATCGAGAAGGAGGAGGACAGCGAGGGAgaggacagtgaggaagaggaggaggacctgGACGAAGGCTCCGAGTCAGAGT CCCGCTCAGTGAAGGTGAAGATCCGTCTGGGACGGAGAGAGAAGAGTAGTGACCGGGGGAAGGGTAGGAGACGTATGGGACGCACCCGAGCCAAACCTGTAGTCAGCGACGACGACActgaagaggagcaggaggag GAACGCTCCCCCAGTGGCACTGATGAAGAATCCTAA